A genomic window from Sphingomonas taxi includes:
- the aroC gene encoding chorismate synthase has product MSINSFGHLFRFTTWGESHGPAIGAVVDGCPPGIALAEADIQPWLDKRRPGTSRFTTQRREPDQVRILSGVFEGRTTGTPISLMIENVDQRSKDYSEVALAYRPGHADYAYDAKYGFRDYRGGGRSSARETASRVAAGAVARAVIPQVRIRGWVEAIGGDAIDYAAFDDAAIDANPFFCPDPAAAARWEALVDGARKAGSSLGAVVACEATGVPAGWGAPLYAKLDAELAHACMGINAVKGVEIGDGFAAAALTGEANADAMRPGADGPDFLANHAGGITGGITTGQPIRLRVAFKPTSSILIPVETIDRTGQAADIATKGRHDPCVGIRGVPVVEAMMALVLADQALLHRGQTGR; this is encoded by the coding sequence ATGAGCATCAACAGTTTCGGCCATCTGTTCCGCTTCACCACTTGGGGCGAGAGCCACGGGCCTGCGATCGGCGCGGTCGTCGACGGCTGCCCGCCGGGCATCGCACTTGCCGAGGCGGATATCCAGCCTTGGCTCGACAAGCGCCGCCCCGGTACGTCGCGCTTCACCACGCAGCGGCGCGAGCCGGATCAGGTGCGCATCCTGTCGGGCGTGTTCGAGGGCCGCACCACGGGCACGCCGATCAGCCTGATGATCGAGAACGTCGACCAGCGTTCGAAGGATTATTCGGAGGTCGCGCTCGCCTATCGCCCCGGCCATGCCGATTACGCCTATGACGCCAAATACGGTTTCCGCGACTATCGCGGCGGCGGACGCTCGTCGGCGCGCGAGACCGCGTCGCGCGTCGCGGCGGGCGCGGTGGCGCGCGCGGTGATCCCGCAGGTGCGCATCCGCGGCTGGGTCGAGGCGATCGGCGGCGACGCCATCGATTATGCCGCGTTCGACGATGCGGCGATCGACGCCAATCCCTTTTTCTGCCCCGATCCCGCCGCCGCCGCGCGCTGGGAGGCGCTGGTCGACGGCGCACGCAAGGCGGGATCGTCGCTCGGCGCGGTCGTCGCCTGCGAGGCGACGGGGGTTCCCGCCGGATGGGGCGCGCCGCTCTACGCCAAACTCGACGCCGAACTGGCGCACGCCTGTATGGGGATCAACGCGGTCAAGGGCGTCGAGATCGGCGACGGCTTCGCCGCTGCGGCGCTGACCGGCGAGGCCAATGCCGATGCGATGCGTCCGGGCGCGGACGGCCCCGATTTCCTCGCCAACCATGCCGGTGGCATCACCGGCGGCATCACCACCGGCCAGCCGATCCGGTTGCGCGTCGCGTTCAAGCCGACGAGTTCGATCCTGATCCCGGTCGAGACGATCGATCGCACCGGCCAGGCCGCGGATATCGCTACCAAGGGGCGCCACGACCCCTGCGTCGGCATCCGCGGCGTGCCCGTGGTCGAGGCGATGATGGCATTGGTCCTGGCCGACCAGGCGTTGCTGCATCGGGGCCAGACGGGACGCTAA
- the fabI gene encoding enoyl-ACP reductase FabI, giving the protein MTGLMAGKRGLIMGLANDKSLAWGIAKHLSEHGAELAFSYQGAAMEKRVRPLAEQLGVARLFDCDVSDMAALDATFAALEAEWPTIDFVVHAIGFSDKSQLRGRYYDTTLDNFLMTMNISAYSLVAVAQRARKLMPEGGSILTLTYYGAEKVIPHYNVMGVAKAALETSVKYLAVDLGPDNIRINAISAGPIQTLAARGIGDFNYILKWNELNAPLRRTVTIEDVGGAGLYMLSDLASGVTGEIHHVDAGYNVIGMKAEDAPDIALA; this is encoded by the coding sequence GTGACGGGTTTGATGGCGGGCAAGCGCGGGCTTATCATGGGCCTGGCGAACGACAAGTCGCTGGCCTGGGGTATCGCGAAGCACTTGTCCGAACATGGCGCCGAGCTCGCCTTTTCGTATCAGGGCGCGGCGATGGAGAAGCGGGTGCGCCCGCTTGCCGAGCAACTGGGCGTCGCGCGGCTGTTCGACTGCGACGTGTCCGACATGGCGGCGCTCGACGCGACCTTCGCGGCGCTGGAAGCGGAATGGCCGACGATCGACTTCGTCGTCCATGCGATCGGCTTCTCCGACAAGTCGCAGCTGCGCGGACGCTATTACGACACGACGCTCGACAATTTCCTGATGACGATGAACATCTCGGCCTATTCGCTGGTCGCGGTGGCGCAGCGCGCGCGCAAGCTGATGCCCGAGGGCGGCTCGATCCTGACGCTGACCTATTATGGCGCCGAGAAGGTCATCCCGCATTACAACGTGATGGGCGTCGCCAAGGCGGCGCTGGAGACCAGCGTCAAATATCTCGCGGTCGACCTCGGCCCCGACAATATCCGCATCAATGCGATCTCCGCCGGCCCGATCCAGACGCTGGCGGCGCGCGGCATCGGCGACTTCAACTATATCCTCAAGTGGAACGAGCTGAACGCGCCGCTGCGCCGCACCGTGACGATCGAGGATGTCGGCGGCGCCGGCCTGTATATGCTGAGCGATCTGGCGAGCGGCGTCACCGGCGAGATCCACCATGTCGACGCCGGCTATAACGTGATCGGCATGAAGGCCGAGGACGCGCCGGATATCGCGCTGGCGTAA
- a CDS encoding DUF2442 domain-containing protein, which translates to MVELTDEEFEAARERGRALFETEPHAKAVRHDLKSGMTVVELYNGCTFAFPPRRLQGLENASDQDLLAVEVNGLGYGLHWEALDADYTVGGLMAGRFGTPAFMERERARLRAILDNDPRYHAA; encoded by the coding sequence ATGGTTGAGTTGACCGACGAAGAGTTCGAGGCAGCCAGGGAGCGCGGTCGCGCGCTCTTCGAAACCGAGCCGCATGCCAAAGCGGTCCGTCACGATCTCAAGTCCGGCATGACCGTTGTCGAACTCTACAACGGCTGCACCTTCGCTTTCCCGCCGCGGCGATTGCAGGGGCTGGAAAACGCCAGCGACCAAGATCTGCTGGCGGTAGAGGTCAACGGCCTGGGTTATGGCCTGCATTGGGAAGCCCTCGATGCGGATTACACCGTCGGCGGATTAATGGCGGGACGGTTCGGCACGCCCGCCTTCATGGAGCGCGAGCGCGCGCGGCTGCGGGCGATACTCGACAATGATCCCAGGTATCACGCTGCATGA
- a CDS encoding DUF4160 domain-containing protein yields the protein MPTIHREYGLNFVVYVDDHPPPHVHVTGRGVAKIELEPDVVIVETRNLSKADVAKALAVVSLRRDAMLEAWKRIHG from the coding sequence ATGCCGACGATCCACCGCGAATACGGCCTGAATTTCGTGGTGTATGTCGACGATCATCCGCCACCGCACGTCCATGTCACCGGCCGCGGGGTGGCGAAGATCGAGCTCGAGCCCGATGTCGTAATCGTGGAGACGCGTAATTTGTCCAAGGCCGATGTCGCGAAAGCGCTGGCCGTGGTATCGTTGCGGCGCGACGCAATGCTGGAAGCGTGGAAGCGAATACATGGTTGA
- a CDS encoding adenylosuccinate synthase, protein MANVAVIGAQWGDEGKGKIVDWLAERADMVVRFQGGHNAGHTLVVGDNVYKLSLLPSGIVRGTPSVIGNGVVLDPWALKAEIERLAAQGVSATPETLRIADNCALILPLHRDLDGLREDASGAGKIGTTRRGIGPAYEDKVGRRAIRVCDLAHLDDLGPQLDRLLAHHDALRAGFGSPAIDREGLIAELRDIAGFVLPFAKPVWRDLNEARAAGKRILFEGAQGVLLDVDHGTYPFVTSSNTIAGTAAGGSGLGPAAVGFVLGIAKAYTTRVGSGPFPTELEDETGERLGVRGHEFGTVTGRKRRCGWIDTVLLRQSAAVGGITGIALTKIDVLDGFEQVKICTGYRLRGQELDYFPAHAADQAAVEPIYEVMEGWQESTAGARSWADLPAQAIKYIRRVEELIRCPVALVSTSPEREDTILVRDPFAD, encoded by the coding sequence ATGGCCAATGTAGCAGTCATCGGCGCGCAATGGGGCGACGAAGGCAAGGGCAAGATCGTCGATTGGCTCGCCGAGCGCGCTGATATGGTGGTGCGTTTCCAGGGTGGGCATAATGCCGGCCACACGCTCGTCGTCGGCGACAACGTCTATAAATTGTCGCTTTTGCCCTCGGGCATCGTCCGCGGCACGCCGAGCGTGATCGGCAACGGCGTCGTGCTCGACCCCTGGGCGCTCAAGGCGGAAATCGAGCGGCTGGCGGCGCAGGGTGTCTCGGCGACGCCGGAGACTTTGCGCATCGCCGACAATTGCGCACTGATCCTGCCGCTGCACCGCGATCTCGACGGGTTGCGTGAGGATGCGTCGGGCGCCGGCAAGATCGGCACCACGCGGCGCGGCATCGGCCCCGCCTATGAGGACAAGGTCGGCCGCCGGGCGATCCGCGTCTGCGATCTCGCGCATCTCGACGATCTCGGGCCGCAGCTCGACCGGCTGCTCGCGCATCACGACGCGTTGCGCGCCGGCTTCGGCTCGCCCGCGATCGACCGCGAGGGCCTGATCGCCGAGCTGCGCGACATCGCCGGCTTCGTGTTGCCCTTCGCCAAGCCGGTGTGGCGCGACCTCAACGAAGCGCGGGCCGCGGGCAAGCGCATCCTGTTCGAGGGTGCGCAGGGCGTGTTGCTCGACGTCGATCACGGCACCTATCCGTTCGTCACCTCGTCCAACACGATCGCCGGCACCGCGGCGGGCGGGTCGGGCCTGGGGCCGGCGGCGGTGGGCTTCGTGCTCGGCATCGCCAAAGCCTATACCACCCGCGTCGGCTCGGGACCGTTCCCGACCGAGCTGGAGGATGAGACGGGCGAGCGGCTCGGCGTGCGCGGCCACGAATTCGGCACGGTGACCGGGCGCAAGCGGCGCTGCGGCTGGATCGACACGGTGCTGCTGCGCCAGTCGGCGGCGGTCGGCGGCATCACCGGGATCGCGCTGACCAAGATCGACGTGCTCGACGGCTTCGAGCAGGTGAAGATCTGCACCGGCTATCGCCTCCGCGGTCAGGAGCTCGACTATTTCCCGGCGCATGCCGCGGATCAGGCGGCGGTCGAGCCGATCTACGAAGTCATGGAAGGCTGGCAGGAATCGACCGCTGGCGCGCGCAGCTGGGCCGACCTGCCGGCGCAGGCGATCAAGTATATCCGCCGCGTCGAGGAGCTGATCCGCTGCCCGGTGGCGCTGGTCTCGACCAGTCCCGAGCGCGAGGACACGATCCTCGTCCGCGATCCCTTCGCCGACTGA
- a CDS encoding response regulator yields MRILLVEDDSDLGPAIARALRAEHFAVDLVAHGIDAGHLGETESYDAAVLDLGLTGKDGIAVLRDWRAAGRALPVLILTARDGWSDKVAGFKAGADDYLVKPFRVEELVMRLRALVRRAAGHAQPVLACGRLSFDTQIGHFELDGLPLKLTAFEWRVLSALMLRREAVIERLDLLERVYEGDADVDSNSLEVIVGRLRRKIGAEMIETIRGRGYRLTCGEG; encoded by the coding sequence ATGCGCATCTTGCTTGTCGAAGACGATTCCGACCTGGGCCCGGCGATCGCGCGCGCGCTGCGCGCCGAGCATTTCGCGGTCGACCTCGTCGCCCACGGCATCGACGCCGGCCATCTCGGCGAGACCGAAAGCTACGACGCCGCGGTGCTCGACCTCGGGCTGACCGGCAAGGACGGCATCGCCGTGCTGCGCGACTGGCGCGCGGCGGGGCGCGCGCTGCCGGTGCTGATCCTCACCGCGCGCGACGGCTGGTCGGACAAGGTGGCGGGCTTCAAGGCGGGCGCCGACGATTATCTGGTCAAGCCGTTCCGCGTCGAGGAACTGGTGATGCGGCTGCGCGCGCTGGTCCGCCGCGCCGCCGGCCATGCGCAGCCGGTGCTCGCCTGCGGGCGGCTGTCGTTCGATACGCAGATCGGCCATTTCGAGCTCGACGGCCTGCCGCTCAAGCTCACCGCGTTCGAATGGCGCGTGCTGTCGGCGCTGATGCTGCGGCGCGAGGCGGTGATCGAGCGGCTCGACCTGCTCGAACGTGTCTACGAAGGCGATGCCGATGTCGATTCGAACAGCCTCGAGGTGATCGTCGGCCGGCTGCGCCGCAAGATCGGCGCCGAGATGATCGAGACGATCCGCGGCCGCGGCTATCGCCTGACCTGCGGCGAGGGCTGA
- the serA gene encoding phosphoglycerate dehydrogenase: MPKVLISDKMDPKAAQIFRERGVEVDEITGKTPDELIAIIGQYDGLAIRSSTKVTKAILEHATNLKVVGRAGIGVDNVDIPAASAKGVVVMNTPFGNSITTAEHAIALMFALARQLPEADASTQAGKWEKNRFMGVELTAKTLGLIGAGNIGSIVADRARGLKMKVVAFDPFLTPERAVEMGVEKVTLDELLARADFITLHTPLTDQTRNILSAEALAKTKKGVRIINCARGGLIDEAALKAGLDSGHIGGAALDVFVEEPAKASPLFGTPNFVSTPHLGASTTEAQVNVAIQVAEQMADFLVSGGVTNALNMPSLSAEEAPKLKPYMALAEKLGSLVGQLTTGAITRISVHTEGAAAELNAKPITSAVLAGFLRNQTDTVNMVNAPLLARDRGVEVREVRTEREGDYHTLLRVSVKTADGERSVAGTLFGDQAPRLVELFGIKVEADLVGPMLYVVNEDAPGFIGRLGTALGEAGVNIGTFHLGRRSAGGEAVLLLSVDEPVDGELLAKVKALPGVKTAMGLTF, from the coding sequence ATGCCCAAAGTCCTTATCAGCGACAAGATGGACCCCAAGGCCGCGCAGATCTTCCGCGAGCGTGGCGTCGAAGTCGACGAGATCACCGGCAAGACCCCCGACGAGCTGATCGCGATCATCGGTCAGTATGACGGCCTCGCGATCCGCAGCTCGACCAAGGTGACCAAGGCGATCCTCGAACATGCGACCAATCTGAAGGTCGTCGGCCGCGCCGGCATCGGCGTCGACAACGTCGATATCCCCGCGGCATCCGCCAAGGGCGTGGTGGTGATGAACACGCCGTTCGGCAATTCGATCACCACCGCCGAACATGCCATCGCGCTGATGTTCGCGCTCGCCCGCCAGCTGCCCGAGGCCGATGCCTCGACCCAGGCGGGCAAGTGGGAGAAGAACCGCTTCATGGGCGTCGAGCTGACCGCCAAGACGCTCGGCCTGATCGGCGCGGGCAATATCGGCTCGATCGTCGCCGACCGCGCGCGCGGGCTCAAGATGAAGGTGGTGGCGTTCGATCCGTTCCTCACCCCCGAGCGCGCGGTGGAGATGGGCGTCGAGAAGGTAACGCTCGACGAATTGCTGGCGCGGGCGGACTTCATCACGCTGCACACGCCGCTGACCGATCAGACGCGCAACATCCTCTCCGCCGAGGCGCTGGCCAAGACGAAGAAGGGCGTGCGGATCATCAATTGCGCTCGCGGCGGCCTGATCGACGAGGCGGCGCTCAAGGCAGGGCTCGACAGCGGCCATATCGGCGGCGCCGCGCTCGACGTGTTCGTCGAGGAGCCGGCCAAGGCCTCGCCGCTGTTCGGCACGCCCAATTTCGTCAGCACGCCGCATCTCGGCGCGTCGACCACCGAGGCGCAGGTCAACGTCGCGATCCAGGTCGCCGAGCAGATGGCCGACTTCCTCGTCTCGGGCGGCGTCACCAACGCGCTCAACATGCCGAGCCTGTCGGCGGAGGAAGCGCCCAAGCTCAAGCCCTATATGGCGCTCGCCGAAAAGCTCGGGTCGCTCGTCGGTCAGCTTACCACCGGCGCGATCACGCGCATCTCGGTCCATACCGAGGGCGCGGCGGCGGAGCTCAATGCCAAGCCGATCACCAGCGCGGTGCTGGCCGGTTTCCTGCGCAACCAGACCGACACGGTCAACATGGTCAACGCGCCGCTGCTGGCGCGTGACCGCGGTGTCGAGGTGCGCGAGGTGCGCACCGAGCGCGAGGGCGATTACCACACGCTGCTGCGCGTCTCGGTGAAGACCGCCGACGGCGAGCGCTCGGTCGCCGGCACGCTGTTCGGCGATCAGGCGCCGCGCCTCGTCGAGCTGTTCGGCATCAAGGTCGAGGCCGATCTGGTCGGGCCGATGCTCTATGTCGTCAACGAGGACGCGCCGGGCTTCATCGGCCGGCTCGGCACCGCGCTGGGCGAGGCGGGGGTCAATATCGGCACCTTCCACCTCGGCCGCCGCTCGGCGGGCGGCGAGGCGGTGCTGCTGCTCTCGGTCGACGAGCCGGTGGACGGCGAACTCCTCGCCAAGGTCAAGGCGCTGCCGGGCGTGAAGACCGCGATGGGCCTGACGTTCTGA
- a CDS encoding YihY/virulence factor BrkB family protein, protein MTETAALTPEDRAHQRHGARHQLAKLKPGPAAWEITKRAVLGVFNDGFIHAGNLAYLALMTVFPFFITAAAVLSLLGQSAETQRAVASFLHVLPPNVADILRKPIADVLVARTGSLLWLGGLVGLWTVGSFVETIRDIFHRAYGVKASVPFWRSRLSSSGVIILSVIIALMSFLVQGILTAAEQFIYRLLPFAEGVAGWVGLSRVIPGLVMFGALYLLFYSVTPSKYRYSNCRKWPGAAFTTVWWVGMTTLLPWVLGQLGGYDLTYGSLAGVVVMLLFFYLIGLGLVFGAHLNAALAEPPEPALQGASTTAEAKTA, encoded by the coding sequence GTGACCGAAACCGCAGCCCTTACGCCCGAAGACCGGGCGCATCAGCGCCACGGCGCCCGCCACCAGCTCGCCAAGCTGAAGCCCGGCCCGGCCGCCTGGGAGATCACCAAGCGCGCCGTGCTCGGGGTGTTCAACGACGGCTTCATCCACGCCGGCAACCTCGCCTATCTCGCGCTGATGACGGTGTTCCCGTTCTTCATCACCGCCGCGGCGGTGCTGTCGCTGCTCGGCCAGAGCGCCGAGACGCAGCGTGCGGTCGCCTCGTTCCTGCACGTGCTGCCGCCCAACGTCGCCGACATCCTGCGCAAGCCGATCGCCGACGTGCTCGTCGCGCGGACGGGATCCTTGCTGTGGCTGGGCGGGCTGGTCGGGCTGTGGACGGTCGGCAGCTTCGTCGAGACGATCCGCGACATCTTCCACCGTGCCTATGGCGTGAAGGCGAGCGTGCCGTTCTGGCGCTCGCGTCTGTCCTCGTCCGGGGTCATCATCCTGTCGGTCATCATCGCGCTGATGAGCTTCCTCGTTCAGGGTATCCTGACCGCGGCGGAACAGTTCATCTATCGCCTGCTGCCCTTCGCCGAGGGCGTCGCGGGCTGGGTCGGCCTGTCGCGGGTGATTCCCGGGCTGGTGATGTTCGGCGCGCTCTATCTGCTCTTCTATTCGGTGACGCCGTCGAAATACCGTTACTCCAATTGCCGCAAATGGCCCGGCGCGGCCTTCACCACCGTCTGGTGGGTCGGCATGACGACGCTGCTGCCCTGGGTGCTCGGGCAATTGGGCGGCTACGACCTGACCTATGGCAGCCTTGCCGGCGTCGTCGTCATGCTGCTGTTCTTCTATTTGATCGGACTGGGGTTGGTGTTCGGCGCGCATCTCAACGCGGCACTGGCGGAACCCCCCGAACCGGCGCTACAGGGGGCGTCAACGACAGCGGAGGCGAAGACGGCGTGA
- a CDS encoding ATP phosphoribosyltransferase regulatory subunit → MTPLLPEGFRDRLPPHADAAAAVETRVLEAARLYGYERADPPLVEYADALGSRLKDGALTDAVRYVDPVSQRTLAIRPDVTAQIARIAATRMGHHPRPVRLSYAGPVLKLRSPELAPAREWRQIGCELIGLDSIPAAQEVVAVAVSALAAAGATGLSIDFTLPDLVDTLAAGPLPVAVERIALLQDRLDAKDAGAVAAIAPGYLPLIEAAGPFDSAIARLRAFDTGQVLASRLDGLAAIAAGLAEGVALTLDPTERHGFEYQSWLGFSLFIAGAAREVGRGGTYAVMHEDGAEEAATGFSLYADAILATAGAVDRRRLFLPFGTPPEAGTAMRAAGWVAVAALTPADTPEAQLCTHLYAEGEARTL, encoded by the coding sequence ATGACACCCCTGCTTCCTGAAGGCTTTCGCGACCGATTGCCGCCGCACGCCGATGCCGCCGCCGCCGTCGAGACGCGCGTGCTCGAAGCGGCGCGCCTCTACGGCTATGAGCGCGCCGATCCGCCGCTGGTCGAATATGCCGACGCCTTGGGCTCGCGGCTCAAGGACGGCGCGCTGACCGATGCGGTCCGCTACGTCGATCCGGTGTCGCAGCGCACGCTCGCGATCCGTCCCGACGTCACCGCGCAGATCGCGCGGATCGCGGCGACGCGCATGGGGCATCACCCGCGTCCGGTGCGATTGTCCTATGCCGGCCCGGTGCTCAAGCTGCGCAGCCCCGAACTCGCCCCCGCGCGCGAATGGCGGCAGATCGGCTGCGAGCTGATCGGCCTCGATTCGATCCCCGCCGCACAGGAGGTGGTCGCGGTGGCGGTCTCGGCGCTGGCTGCGGCGGGGGCGACCGGCCTCTCGATCGATTTCACCTTGCCCGATCTGGTGGATACGCTGGCGGCGGGGCCACTGCCCGTCGCCGTTGAGCGGATCGCGTTGCTGCAGGACCGGCTCGACGCCAAGGACGCCGGCGCGGTCGCGGCGATCGCGCCCGGCTATCTGCCGCTGATCGAGGCGGCGGGACCGTTCGACAGCGCGATCGCGCGATTGCGTGCCTTTGATACCGGGCAGGTGCTCGCCAGCCGGCTCGACGGGCTCGCTGCGATCGCCGCGGGCCTGGCGGAGGGCGTCGCGCTGACGCTCGACCCGACCGAGCGGCATGGCTTCGAATATCAATCGTGGCTCGGCTTCTCGCTGTTCATCGCCGGCGCGGCGCGCGAGGTCGGCCGCGGCGGCACCTATGCGGTGATGCACGAGGATGGCGCGGAAGAGGCGGCGACCGGTTTCTCGCTCTATGCCGATGCGATCCTCGCGACCGCTGGCGCCGTTGATCGCCGCCGGCTGTTCCTGCCGTTCGGCACGCCGCCCGAGGCGGGCACCGCGATGCGTGCCGCCGGCTGGGTCGCGGTCGCGGCCTTGACGCCCGCCGACACGCCCGAAGCGCAATTGTGCACGCATCTCTACGCCGAAGGCGAAGCACGCACGCTCTGA
- a CDS encoding DnaJ C-terminal domain-containing protein — translation MADPYQTLGVARGASEADIKKAYRKLAKELHPDRNKDNPKASERFSQVTNAYDLLSDKDKRARFDRGEIDGDGNPAAPFGYGGARPGTARGGPGGFSSAGYEFGTGGDADMSDIFEGLFGGGQTRGGGGFASGFGRRPQPKGANITYRLQVPFVDAATLAPQRVTLGDGKTIDLKLPAGVESGTQMKLAGKGEPGPGGAGDAIVSIEVQPHRFFTRDGDDVRLDLPLTLKEAVAGGSVRAPTVDKPVMLTIPKGTSSGKTLRLKGKGFHKKDGTRGDQLVTLMIDVPADDAALQQFVAGWNDARNPRGAMGV, via the coding sequence ATGGCCGATCCATATCAAACCTTGGGCGTCGCCCGCGGCGCGTCCGAGGCGGACATCAAGAAAGCGTATCGCAAGCTTGCCAAGGAACTGCATCCCGACCGCAACAAGGACAATCCCAAGGCGTCGGAGCGGTTCAGCCAGGTCACCAATGCCTACGACCTGCTGAGCGACAAGGACAAGCGCGCCCGCTTCGACCGCGGGGAGATCGACGGCGACGGCAATCCCGCCGCGCCCTTCGGCTATGGCGGCGCCCGGCCCGGCACCGCACGCGGCGGCCCCGGCGGGTTCAGCAGCGCCGGCTATGAATTCGGCACCGGCGGCGACGCCGATATGAGCGACATCTTCGAAGGCCTGTTCGGCGGCGGCCAGACGCGCGGCGGCGGCGGCTTCGCCAGCGGCTTCGGCCGGCGCCCGCAGCCCAAGGGCGCCAACATCACCTATCGGCTGCAGGTGCCCTTCGTCGACGCAGCGACGCTGGCGCCGCAGCGCGTGACGCTCGGTGACGGCAAGACGATCGACCTCAAGCTGCCCGCTGGCGTCGAAAGCGGCACGCAGATGAAGCTCGCCGGCAAGGGCGAGCCGGGTCCCGGCGGCGCGGGCGATGCGATCGTCTCGATCGAGGTGCAGCCGCACCGCTTCTTCACCCGCGATGGCGACGACGTCCGGCTCGACCTGCCGCTCACGCTCAAGGAAGCGGTGGCGGGCGGCTCGGTGCGCGCGCCGACGGTCGACAAGCCGGTGATGCTGACGATCCCGAAGGGGACCAGTTCGGGTAAGACGCTGCGCCTGAAGGGCAAGGGCTTCCACAAGAAGGATGGTACGCGTGGCGACCAGCTCGTCACGCTGATGATCGACGTGCCCGCGGATGATGCAGCCTTGCAACAGTTCGTCGCCGGTTGGAACGATGCACGGAACCCGCGCGGGGCCATGGGCGTCTGA
- a CDS encoding sensor histidine kinase: MPRSIQGRMLLLSAVAILAALGIAGWAIGGVLERVVTEGIDRRLDAEIALLASTVDRDGRVDRAQLTARAGALEAGRGWHWRIEGPDGAIGSTDTPRLHGGPGPGDGPLPGPPGPPMLRDEADAPQVLEGEDRAGRSVHARRLVMQTGRGDVSLLAVAPRAVIARPLRDALVPLLAALAILAGLLAVATIVQLRLGLRPLARMRAQVAAIRDGTRTEVDEDQPVELRGLATELNALAADRAAALATARQSAANLAHALKTPVATLALALRDDPAAAAQVARIDATIRHHLSRARAGTGDTRASTRVAPAVADLAVAIGRLHAARGIAVTHAVAGDPAAAMDAQDFDELLGNLLDNAARHARAEVRVEVRAQSSDARRLDLIVADDGPGIPAAERTRVTEPGVRLDERGEGHGFGLAIVRELAELHGGRLTLAERDGGGLEARVSLPARHQTGAEA, from the coding sequence ATGCCCAGATCGATTCAGGGCCGCATGTTGCTGCTGTCGGCGGTGGCGATCCTCGCCGCGCTCGGCATCGCCGGCTGGGCGATCGGCGGCGTGCTCGAACGCGTCGTCACCGAGGGGATCGACCGCCGGCTCGATGCCGAGATCGCTTTGCTCGCCAGCACGGTCGATCGCGACGGCCGCGTCGATCGCGCGCAGCTGACCGCGCGGGCGGGGGCGCTGGAGGCGGGGCGCGGCTGGCATTGGCGGATCGAGGGGCCGGACGGCGCGATCGGCTCGACCGATACGCCGCGGCTGCATGGCGGGCCGGGGCCGGGCGACGGTCCGCTGCCGGGACCACCGGGGCCGCCGATGCTGCGCGACGAAGCCGATGCGCCGCAGGTGCTCGAAGGCGAGGATCGGGCCGGGCGCAGCGTCCATGCCCGTAGGCTGGTGATGCAGACCGGGCGCGGCGACGTATCGCTGCTCGCGGTCGCGCCGCGCGCCGTGATCGCACGGCCGTTGCGCGACGCACTGGTGCCGCTGCTCGCCGCGCTGGCAATCCTCGCCGGTCTCCTCGCGGTCGCGACGATCGTGCAGTTGCGGCTCGGCTTGCGTCCGCTCGCCCGGATGCGCGCGCAGGTCGCCGCGATCCGCGACGGCACGCGGACCGAGGTCGACGAGGACCAGCCGGTCGAGTTGCGCGGCCTCGCGACGGAACTCAACGCGCTCGCCGCCGATCGCGCCGCGGCGCTCGCCACCGCGCGCCAGTCCGCCGCCAATCTCGCCCATGCGCTCAAGACGCCGGTGGCGACGCTCGCGCTCGCGCTGCGCGACGATCCGGCCGCCGCGGCGCAGGTCGCGCGGATCGACGCCACGATCCGCCACCATCTGTCGCGTGCGCGCGCTGGCACCGGCGATACGCGCGCCAGCACCCGCGTCGCGCCGGCGGTCGCCGATCTCGCGGTGGCGATCGGCCGGCTCCACGCCGCGCGCGGCATCGCGGTGACGCATGCGGTCGCGGGCGATCCGGCCGCGGCGATGGATGCGCAGGATTTCGACGAACTGCTTGGCAACCTCCTCGATAATGCCGCGCGCCATGCCCGCGCGGAGGTGAGGGTCGAAGTGCGCGCGCAGTCCAGCGATGCGCGTCGTCTCGACCTGATCGTCGCCGACGACGGCCCCGGCATCCCCGCCGCCGAGCGCACCCGCGTCACCGAGCCGGGTGTGCGGCTCGACGAGCGTGGCGAGGGCCATGGCTTCGGCCTCGCCATCGTCCGCGAGCTCGCCGAACTGCACGGCGGCCGGCTGACGCTCGCCGAGCGCGACGGCGGCGGGCTGGAGGCACGCGTCAGCCTGCCCGCAAGGCACCAAACGGGCGCCGAAGCGTAA